From Fibrobacterota bacterium, the proteins below share one genomic window:
- a CDS encoding TIGR02147 family protein: protein MHPPAHSVFNYTDYRRYLREYYAWAKAHQRGFSHRAFMAKTGMSGPNYFKRVMEGAHNLTENSIPKFAAALGLGEAETEYFKNLVYFNQAATLENKDKYFGILMELKSPHSRYMLEKAQYEYYRDWYNVAIREMLSFFPYDGNAAEMGKRLAPSVPPKQIKEAIKLMEGLGLIARGEDGVYRATAKFILTDPDVQSLLIPKFHQAMTRMAGEAITRFPKEERYFSSSTVSISERTYQEIIELIRGTRKEVLRKVGEDAAPDRVYHLNMQLFPLTAGASRKGKA from the coding sequence ATGCATCCTCCCGCCCACTCCGTTTTCAACTATACCGATTACCGACGCTACCTGCGGGAGTATTACGCGTGGGCCAAGGCCCATCAGCGGGGATTCTCCCATCGTGCTTTCATGGCCAAGACCGGGATGTCGGGGCCGAATTATTTCAAACGGGTCATGGAAGGGGCGCACAACCTCACCGAGAACAGCATCCCCAAGTTCGCCGCGGCCCTGGGTCTCGGCGAAGCGGAGACGGAGTATTTCAAGAACCTGGTTTACTTCAACCAGGCCGCGACCCTGGAGAACAAGGACAAGTACTTCGGCATCCTGATGGAATTGAAATCGCCGCATTCGCGATACATGCTGGAGAAGGCGCAATACGAGTATTACCGTGATTGGTACAACGTCGCCATCCGCGAGATGCTGTCCTTTTTCCCTTACGACGGTAACGCGGCGGAAATGGGGAAACGGCTGGCGCCCTCGGTGCCGCCCAAGCAAATCAAGGAAGCGATCAAGCTGATGGAAGGTTTGGGTTTGATCGCGCGAGGGGAGGACGGGGTTTACCGGGCCACGGCGAAATTCATCCTGACCGATCCGGACGTGCAATCGCTTTTGATCCCGAAGTTCCATCAGGCCATGACGCGCATGGCGGGCGAAGCCATCACGCGTTTCCCCAAGGAAGAGCGGTACTTCAGCTCGTCGACGGTGAGCATTTCGGAACGCACCTACCAGGAGATCATCGAACTCATCCGCGGCACCCGCAAGGAAGTGCTGCGCAAGGTGGGGGAGGATGCGGCGCCCGACCGCGTGTACCATCTCAACATGCAATTGTTTCCGTTGACCGCCGGCGCGAGTCGAAAGGGGAAAGCATGA
- the floA gene encoding flotillin-like protein FloA (flotillin-like protein involved in membrane lipid rafts), which produces MDIKIIALVIAGLILLVMIFFIANFFSLWFQALMSKADVSFVQLLGMRFRKVPAKVIVESKIMGIKAGLRLSTEELEAHYMAGGNVLRVVQALIAADKANIDLDFKRAAAISLAGRNVLEAVQMSVNPKVIETPLVAGVAMDGIQLKAVARVTVRTNLDKLVGGAGEETILARVGEGIVSTIGTRNHKSVLENPDQISKTVLSKGLDTGTAYDILSIDIADVDVGKNIGAGLETDRAEADKKIAQAKAEERRAMAIATEQEMIARVAEMRAKVVEAEAQIPLAMAEAFRSGHMGIMDYYNMKNIMADTSMREKIGGGGDVKPKT; this is translated from the coding sequence ATGGACATTAAAATCATAGCCCTCGTCATCGCCGGCCTGATCTTGCTGGTGATGATATTCTTCATCGCGAACTTCTTCAGCCTCTGGTTCCAGGCCCTCATGTCGAAGGCGGACGTGTCGTTTGTGCAATTGCTCGGTATGCGCTTCCGCAAGGTGCCCGCCAAGGTGATCGTGGAATCCAAGATCATGGGCATCAAGGCCGGCCTCCGCCTTTCCACCGAAGAGCTGGAGGCCCATTACATGGCGGGCGGCAACGTGCTGCGCGTGGTGCAAGCCCTGATCGCGGCCGACAAGGCCAACATCGATCTCGACTTCAAGCGCGCGGCCGCCATTTCCCTCGCGGGCCGTAACGTGCTGGAGGCCGTGCAGATGTCGGTGAACCCCAAGGTGATCGAAACGCCCCTAGTGGCGGGCGTGGCCATGGACGGCATCCAGCTGAAGGCGGTGGCGCGCGTTACCGTGCGCACCAATCTCGACAAGCTGGTGGGCGGCGCGGGCGAGGAGACCATCCTGGCGCGCGTGGGCGAAGGCATCGTCTCCACCATCGGCACGCGCAACCATAAATCGGTGCTGGAGAATCCCGACCAGATCTCGAAGACGGTTTTGAGCAAGGGCCTGGACACCGGCACCGCCTACGATATCCTCTCCATCGACATCGCCGACGTGGACGTGGGCAAGAACATCGGCGCGGGCCTGGAGACGGATCGCGCCGAGGCGGACAAGAAGATCGCGCAGGCCAAGGCCGAGGAGCGCCGCGCGATGGCCATCGCCACCGAGCAGGAGATGATCGCCCGCGTGGCCGAGATGCGCGCGAAGGTGGTGGAAGCCGAGGCGCAGATCCCGTTGGCCATGGCCGAAGCCTTCCGGAGCGGCCATATGGGCATCATGGATTATTACAACATGAAGAACATCATGGCGGACACCTCCATGCGCGAGAAGATCGGCGGCGGCGGGGACGTCAAACCCAAAACCTGA
- a CDS encoding serine protease yields the protein MRSPSALHRFPLIAGLALCAISALFTVQLAGATPLSGATPLSGATPLSEAAPLSGAAPLARASVLPASQKPDSAAKARAVQGKRVIVIPVEGDVDFGMYAFLKRSVGQALEKKPDALVFKVNTYGGELQAAFDIVDLLTGVVQCSTYVFVEQKAISAGALISLSANRIAMGNGTTIGDCAPITQGGQDGIIMLGEKIQSPLRAKFRTLAERNGYPSLPAQAMVTADLGVVAVVPAGGAPGKNGRDFLTAKQWESLGAKGQAQYQSHKIIVPEGQLLTLTDREASELGFSIGSFASMDEFLKAKGFVKMAEAAESWSEGLVRVIGKFAPILMMIGFGALYMEFKTPGLSIFGVIGVVCLLIVFGSKYAVGLANHTELLLMLGGFALVAVEIYLLPGTLIAGGLGLAVLLIALTLSLQSFTIPDKGAPWEWKSLIDNLLLTCGSALVALLVPFVSARFLLPHLPKGARVISNTTLADARATVPSTAGLALGTMGITKTPLRPSGKAVFDGKTVDVSSRGGFIEAGKQVEVSRIDGNIIVVRTKETSAQGTGPVQGNGPVPGTGPVQGTGA from the coding sequence ATGCGTTCTCCCTCCGCGCTCCATCGATTCCCGCTTATCGCGGGTTTGGCCCTCTGCGCGATCTCCGCCTTATTCACGGTCCAGCTCGCCGGAGCGACCCCGCTTTCCGGAGCGACCCCGCTTTCCGGAGCGACCCCGCTTTCCGAAGCGGCCCCGCTCTCCGGAGCGGCCCCGCTCGCCAGGGCTTCCGTTCTTCCAGCTTCCCAGAAGCCGGACTCTGCCGCGAAGGCCCGCGCGGTTCAGGGCAAGCGCGTTATCGTGATCCCCGTCGAAGGCGATGTGGATTTCGGTATGTACGCCTTTTTGAAGCGCTCGGTCGGACAGGCCTTGGAGAAAAAGCCCGATGCCCTCGTCTTCAAGGTGAATACCTACGGAGGCGAGTTGCAAGCCGCCTTCGATATCGTGGACTTGCTGACCGGCGTAGTGCAATGCAGCACTTACGTCTTCGTTGAGCAAAAGGCCATTTCGGCGGGAGCCTTGATTTCCCTGTCCGCCAATCGAATCGCCATGGGGAACGGGACCACCATCGGCGATTGCGCCCCCATCACCCAAGGCGGCCAAGACGGCATCATCATGCTGGGGGAGAAGATCCAGTCGCCATTGCGGGCCAAGTTCCGTACCCTGGCCGAACGCAACGGTTATCCGAGCCTTCCGGCACAGGCGATGGTGACGGCGGATTTGGGAGTGGTGGCCGTCGTACCGGCGGGCGGCGCGCCGGGCAAGAACGGGCGGGATTTCCTGACGGCGAAGCAATGGGAAAGCCTGGGGGCGAAGGGGCAAGCCCAGTACCAATCCCATAAGATCATCGTGCCCGAAGGGCAGCTCCTGACCTTGACCGATCGCGAGGCCTCCGAACTCGGCTTTTCCATCGGGTCGTTCGCGAGCATGGACGAATTCCTGAAGGCGAAGGGATTCGTCAAGATGGCGGAAGCTGCCGAATCGTGGTCGGAAGGCCTGGTGCGGGTCATCGGCAAGTTCGCGCCCATCCTGATGATGATCGGTTTCGGGGCGCTGTACATGGAGTTCAAGACCCCGGGCCTGTCCATCTTCGGGGTGATCGGGGTGGTGTGCCTGCTGATCGTCTTCGGCAGCAAGTACGCGGTGGGCCTGGCCAATCATACCGAACTGCTTTTGATGCTTGGGGGCTTTGCCCTGGTGGCGGTGGAAATCTACCTGTTGCCCGGCACCTTGATTGCGGGCGGGCTGGGATTGGCCGTGCTCTTGATCGCCCTCACCCTATCCCTGCAATCGTTCACCATACCGGACAAGGGCGCGCCCTGGGAATGGAAGAGCCTGATCGACAATCTGCTGCTCACCTGCGGGTCGGCCCTGGTGGCGCTGCTCGTCCCCTTCGTCAGCGCCCGCTTCCTGCTGCCGCATCTGCCCAAGGGAGCCAGGGTCATTTCGAATACGACTCTCGCCGATGCGCGCGCGACGGTCCCGTCCACGGCCGGCTTGGCATTGGGAACGATGGGGATCACGAAAACGCCTTTGCGTCCCTCGGGCAAAGCGGTATTCGACGGTAAGACGGTGGATGTAAGCTCCCGGGGCGGATTCATCGAAGCCGGCAAGCAGGTGGAAGTCAGCCGTATCGACGGGAATATCATCGTAGTGCGGACCAAGGAAACCTCGGCCCAGGGGACGGGGCCGGTCCAAGGGAACGGGCCCGTCCCGGGGACCGGGCCGGTCCAAGGGACCGGAGCATGA